TTCATATCATTCGGCGTCGGGACTTTGGTGTTGCTGGCTGTTGTGCTGTTGACCGGGCGTGGCGGGATCAGAGAGATCGCCACTGCGTCATGGTGGGAGTTGACCGGCGGTCTCTTCGGCGCCTTTTTTGTGACCCTCACCATTATTGTGGTGCCACGTATCGGCACGGTGGCGGTCATGGCCGGGGTTATTGCCGGGCAGCTGGCCACCGGGGTGCTACTGGATCATTTCGGATTGTTCGGCTTACGGCAGGTCCCAATGGAGCCGAAGCGGCTGATCGGCATTGCGCTGCTCGCTGCCGGGGCAGCGTTGGTCCTGAGGAAGTGAACAGGGGGAGTTATGAGACCGTATCTTGTTTTTGTCTACAACGCTGACAGTGGTGTCTTCAACACGCTGACCGACATCGCACATAAGGTTTTTTCGCCGGAGACCTATTCCTGCAACCTGTGTGCTATCACCTACGGCAACTTCTCGATCCGTGCCGAGTGGAAGGAGTTCCTGGAATCGCTTGATGCTGATCTGGAATTCCTGCATCGGGACGAACTGCATAGCAGCTACGGGGTCGCTGGTGCGGAGCTGCCGGCGGTCTTCACCAGAAAAGGCGACGTCCTTAACCTGTGGATCAAAGCGGCAGAGATCAACGGCTGCAGTACCATGGAAGAGTTGAAAACGCTGATACTAACACGGCTCGCCTCCGGTACGGCTGAACCTTCCCAGCTTTTCGGGGAGTAATGCCGCCTGTCGCGAACAATAACCACGCAAGGAACCACTGAATGATTCTCTCCGACCTCTCCATAAAGCGTCCCATATTTGCCACGGTCATGATGCTGGCGCTCGTAACCCTGGGAATCTTCTCCTACAAGCGACTGGCAGTGGAGATGTTCCCCAATGTCGAGTTTCCGCTGATCTCGGTGGTAACAACCTTTCCCGGCGCTTCGCCGGAGACGGTGGAGCGGGAGATCTCCAAGCGGATCGAGGAATCGGTCAACCAGATCGCCGGGGTCAAGCATGTCTTTTCCACCTCCCGCGAAGGGGTTTCGACTGTCATGGTCCAGTTCCAGCTGGAGCAGAAGGTCAACGACTGTGCCCAGGAGGTGAGGGCCAAGATCGGCTCCATCCGTGGCAATCTGCCGCAGGGGATCGAGGAACCGATCATCCAGAAGCTGGATTTCAATGCCGCGCCGGTGGCGGCGCTTGCCGTGCAGTCCGACACGCTCTCTGCCCGGGAGCTGACAACGCTGGTGGACAAGAAGATCAAGAAACGGTTCGAGAGTGTTGCCGGGGTCGGCAAGGTAGAGATGGTTGGCGGGCAGAAGCGGGAGATCACCGTTGACCTCGATCCGGTAAAGCTTGACTCGCTCGGCCTTGGGGTCAATGACGTGGTGAGTGGTATTCGCTCAGAAAACACCAATACCCCGCTGGGGCGGCTGACCAGGGGAACCGCAGAATACCCGATGCGGATCGACGGTAAGCCGGACAATGCTGGTGATTACCGGTTGATGCCGGTTGCTCAGCGGGGTGGGCGCCCCATTACGCTGGGCGAGATCGCTCAGGTAAACGACGGGGTCGAAGAAAAGCGGAAGCTGGCCCTGGTGAATGGCCGTCCGGCAATTGGTCTGGATATCTACAAACAATCCGGCGGCAATGAGGTCGAGCTGGTCGATACCGTGAAAAATGTGATGCAGAAGGTGCAGAAGGAACTGCCGCCAGGGGTATCGCTGTCCATGGTTCGTGACGGCACTATCATGACCCGCGATTCGCTGGCCGACGTGGAGGAAACCCTGCTTATCGGCGGCATTCTCACCATCCTGATTGTCTTCTGCTTCATCAACTCCTGGCGTTCCACGGTGATTACCGGCGTGACTCTGCCGATCTCGGTAATCTCGGCCTTCATCATCATGAACGCTATGGGGATGACCCTTAATGTCATGACTTTAATGGCCCTGTCGCTGGCGATCGGCATGCTGATTGACGATGCCATCGTGGTGCGGGAGAACATCGTTCGCCACCTGGAGATGGGTAAGGATCACATGGAGGCGTCGCGCTTCGGTACTGCCGAGATTGGACTGGCGGTGTTCGCCACTTCGATGTCGATTATCGCGGTCTTCATCCCGGTGGCGTTCATGAAAGGGATCGTCGGCAGGTTCTTTTACCAGTTCGGCATCAGCGTGGCCTTTGCGGTGCTGGTCTCGCTCTTTGTCTCCTTCACCCTTGACCCGATGCTCTCCTCGCGCTGGAGCGATCCCTCCATTCACCTGCACGGCAAGCGGAAGGGGCTGGCGCGCTGGCTTGAGCTGTTCAACGACTGGTTTGATCTGACCTCCGACAAGTACCGTGGCGCCATCGGCTGGGCGCTCGATCATCGCAAGACGGTAATGCTTGCCGCTATGGCTGCCTTTGTCGGCGGGATCGTCATTTTCGGCACCCTGGAGTCATCGTTCATGGCTCCGGAGGACAAGGGGGAGTTTCAGGTTGCCTTCAAAACGGCGCCGGATGCGTCCATGGCTGAGACCGAAGGTCGGTTGCAGGCGATTCTGGCTGGCATCAAAGATATCCCGGAGATTGACCACACCTACGCCACCATCGGCGCCGGCGACAGCGGCACGGTGCGGGACGGCCTTGTTTATCTGAAACTGAAGGAGCGTAAGGAGCGCAAAAGGAACCAGTTCGAACTGCAGCGGGTGGTGCGGGAGCGGTTCCAGCGGATAGCCGGTATTACCCTTTCCATCGAGGAAGTCGGGCAGATCGGCGGCGCCCAGAAGCCCCTCAATGTCAACCTCAAGGGTGATGATCTCCAGGTCTTGAAACAACTGGGGCAGCGGCTTAAGGAGGAGCTCTACAAGGTGCCGGGGATTGTCGATCTGGCTGTGACCCTGGAGCACGACATCCCCGAATACCGGTTGCGGGTGGATCGGGAAAAGGCGCTTTCTGCCGGGGTTACTACCAACGATATCGTCGGCACACTCAGCCGCCTGGTCGGGGGCGAAGCGATCAGTACCTACGAGGACGAGGACGGCGACGCAGTTGATGTCAGGGTCAGGCTGCCGGAAGCGTTGCGCAGGAACCCCGGTCAGGTAGCGGACCTCAAGGTTTCGCTTCCCGATAGCGGCGGTGCGACCAAGCTTGTCCCCCTGGCAAGCCTGGTAACGACCCGCGTTGCAACCTCTCCGACAGAGATCAACCGGCGTGACCTTGCCCGCCAGGTTACGGTATCGGCCAATCTCGACAAGCTGCCGATCGGCACGGCAGTCAAGCATGTCGAAGCCGCTGCCAAGCGGATCAACATGCCTCCCGGCTATTCGGTAAACCTCTCCGGCGAGGCTGAGGACATGGCTGAATCGTTCGGCTACATGGGGGAGTCGCTGCTGCTGGCGGTGATCTTTGTCTTCCTTATTCTGGCGGCCCAGTTCGAGTCGTTTTTCGAGCCGTTTGCCATCATGTTGTCGCTGCCGCTCTCCATTGTCGGCATGGCCGGGATGCTTAAGATTACCGGCGATACCGTCAACATCATGTCACTGATCGGCCTGATCATGCTCATGGGGCTGGTGACCAAGAACGCAATCCTGCTGGTGGATTACGCCAAGGTGCTGCAAAAGCGGGACGGCATGGCGCGCCGCGATGCCGTCATTATGGCCGGGCGCACCAGGTTACGACCGATCGTCATGACCACGCTGGCCATGATCTTCGGCATGATGCCGCTCTTCTTCGGCATTGGTGCCGGAGGGGAAGGTCGGGCCCCGATGGCGCGCGCCGTTGTCGGCGGCCTGTTGACCTCGACGCTGCTGACCCTGCTGGTGGTGCCGGTGATGTACACCTACATGGATGATCTTGGCGGCTGGCTGAAGCGGAAGTGGCGGGGAGAGCATGCCAACCGTTGAACCCCTGGTAATGCTTGACAGCACAGGGGATGGTGAATATCCGGCGTCATACCGTTTTGCCGGTCATGCCGGAACCTTTGTCGCCACTCTTCCTGCTGAGGTTCAGCCGCTGTTGGCCGAGTTGGAGGCCGCTACCCAACAGGGGCTGCATGCCGTAGGTTTTTTGGCTTATGAAGCTGCGTCGGCCATCAACCCGGTATTGCCCGCTGTGCCGCCAGTACCGGGATTGCCGCTGGCCTGGTTTGCCCTGTTTCGGGAGCGCCACCAAGTGCCGGCAGCGAGCGGAGCTCAGGAGGGCATTGCCCCTAAACTGCAGCCCGGTCTGGGGGCGTCGGATTACGCAAACGCAGTGGCGGACATCCGTCGGCTTATTGCTGCGGGAGACTGCTATCAGATTAACTATACCTTTCCGTTATCCGGTGTAGCGGATTGCGATCCTGTTGCGTTTTACCGGCACCTGCTGGCAGCACAGCGCCCATCGTTCGGGGCTTTTCTCGACACTGGCCGCTTTGCCGTTCTGTCGGCATCGCCGGAACTTTTTTTTGCCAGGCGCGGCGCCAAGATCGTTACTCGGCCGATGAAAGGGACTGCGCCGCGTGGTCGCTTCCCGGCAGAAGACCGGGAGCAGATCGAGCGCCTCTGCCATAGCCAGAAAGAGCAGGCGGAAAACCTGATGATCGTTGACCTGCTGCGCAACGATCTGGGCATGATTGCGGAAACCGGGTCGGTTGAGGTTCGGGAGCTTTTTGCCTGCGAGAGCTATCCAACCCTGCATCAGCTGACCTCGACAGTCACGGCGCGCTTACGTGACGATGTCGGCCTGTCAGAGCTGCTGGCGGCTCTGTTCCCGTGCGGTTCGGTCACCGGTGCGCCAAAGCGGCGGGCCATGGAGCATATTGCTTCATTAGAGGGGGGTGCCCGCGGCGTTTATTGTGGCGCTATCGGTCACCTGGGGCCGGGAGGGGAAGCAACCTTTAGCGTGGCGATCAGGACTCTCCTGCTTGACCGGCAAACCGACACCGCAACCATGGGTGTGGGGAGCGGCATCACCTGGGATGCCGAGCCACTGGCGGAATACGCCGAGTGCCTTACAAAGGGGAAATTTCTGACCAGCGCGCCTGCTCCCGGCTTGATCGAATCGCTACGCCTGGAAAACGGTTGCTATCACCGCTTGGAGCGCCATTTGGCCCGCATGGCCTGGAGTGCCGGTCGGCTTGGGCATCCCTTTATGGCAGCTACTGCCCGAGATCTGCTGTTGGCCCATGCAGCCGTGGTTAGCGGTACCCGTAAAGTTCGGCTCTTGCTGTCATCCCATGGTGAGCTTTCCGTAGCATCCCAGCAGCTGGAGGACAATGACAGCCGGCCATTGCGGCTCGCCATTGCCGAAGAAGCGGTAGATCCTGCTGATCCGTTGCTCTACTTGAAAACCGACCGCCGCGAACGCTTTGAACGGGCACGACAGCAGCGGCCTGATGTGGATGAGCTGCTGTTCTGTAACTTGCGGGGGGAATTAACCGAAGGAACCTACCACTCGCTGGTGCTGCGCTTCGGCGATCGCCTGGTCACGCCGCCGCTCTCTGCCGGGTTGCTGCCAGGAACGCTGCGCGAGGAGCTCCTGGAACAGGGAAAGATCAGCGAGCAGACCATTATTGTTGAAGATCTACATGCGGCCGATGATATCTGGTTGATCAACTCGGTTCGCGGCTGGCGGCGGGCAATCATCGCCTGACACTATTTTTCGGAGATTGGATCTCATGCAAAGCCATCTGAAACTATGGGCCATCGCCCTCTGTATCTCGTTTACCCTGGTCAAGGTCGACCCGGTCCTGTGCACCGAAACCCGCATTGTGACGCTTGATCAGGCCGTTGCTATTGCCCTGGAAAAAAATCGCGATATCCTCAAGGCGCGAGAATATGCCAACTATGTCCAGGGGCGGTATGTCGAGGAGCGGGCCGCAGCACTGCCGCATTTTTCCCTCGATGCTGCTGCCTCAGTTGCGCGAGACGACAGCACCAGACTGCTCGCCCCGGTTGACCGTCAATACAGCCGTACTGTGGATCTCTCGGTCTCGCAGGCCCTGTTTACCTGGGGCAAGATCGGGGCCGCGATCCGCGCTGCCGAGGTTGGGCTGAAAACCGCCGACGAGCAGCTGCGACTTTATCGGCAGGCAGCCCAGCGCGATGTCTCACTTGCCTTTTACGATATCCTGCTGGCCAAGGAGCTGAGCCGCCTTGCCCAGCAAAACCTCGAACAGAAGCAGCGGTTGCAGGACGAGGCCCACAAGCGCTTCAGCGCCGGGGTGGCCACTGATTACGACGTGCTTGCCGCCGACGTTGCCGTGGAAAACGCCCGGCCGGAGGTGATCCGCACGGTAAACACGGTGCGGACGGCACGCGACAGGTTGCGCTTCCTGCTGGCCCTCGACGCTGAGGATGTCGATGTGGCAGGAAAACTGGAACCTGCTGCCGTAGAGGTCGCTTCGTACGAGGTTGCCTTTGCCACGGCCGACCGGAGCAGGCCGGAACTGGTCGACCTTCGCCACCGCAAAGGAATATACGGCGAACTGGTGACCATTGCCGATGCGGAGAACAAGCCGAGGCTGGATCTGAAAGGCGGCGCCGGCTGGCATCACCTGGATACCTTTGGCCGCGACCAGGATGGTGCAGCCTGGAACCTGGGGGTCTATCTGAGCTTCCCCTTCTTCGACGGTCTGAAGACCTCGGGCAAGGTGCAGCAGGCCAGAAGCGACCTGCGAACCAAGGAGCTGGAGGAGGCGAAACTACGGGACTCGATTGCCCTAGAGACCCGCAATGCCTTGAATGCCGTGCGCGAGTCGTCCGAGATCACGGCAGCCATCTCCGGAACGGTTCGTCAGGCAGAACGGCTGTTGCAGATGGC
This region of Geoanaerobacter pelophilus genomic DNA includes:
- a CDS encoding DMT family transporter; the encoded protein is MSSYWLLVLMFCGGMAVAVQPSINARLAQKVGAFESSFISFGVGTLVLLAVVLLTGRGGIREIATASWWELTGGLFGAFFVTLTIIVVPRIGTVAVMAGVIAGQLATGVLLDHFGLFGLRQVPMEPKRLIGIALLAAGAALVLRK
- a CDS encoding efflux RND transporter permease subunit, whose translation is MILSDLSIKRPIFATVMMLALVTLGIFSYKRLAVEMFPNVEFPLISVVTTFPGASPETVEREISKRIEESVNQIAGVKHVFSTSREGVSTVMVQFQLEQKVNDCAQEVRAKIGSIRGNLPQGIEEPIIQKLDFNAAPVAALAVQSDTLSARELTTLVDKKIKKRFESVAGVGKVEMVGGQKREITVDLDPVKLDSLGLGVNDVVSGIRSENTNTPLGRLTRGTAEYPMRIDGKPDNAGDYRLMPVAQRGGRPITLGEIAQVNDGVEEKRKLALVNGRPAIGLDIYKQSGGNEVELVDTVKNVMQKVQKELPPGVSLSMVRDGTIMTRDSLADVEETLLIGGILTILIVFCFINSWRSTVITGVTLPISVISAFIIMNAMGMTLNVMTLMALSLAIGMLIDDAIVVRENIVRHLEMGKDHMEASRFGTAEIGLAVFATSMSIIAVFIPVAFMKGIVGRFFYQFGISVAFAVLVSLFVSFTLDPMLSSRWSDPSIHLHGKRKGLARWLELFNDWFDLTSDKYRGAIGWALDHRKTVMLAAMAAFVGGIVIFGTLESSFMAPEDKGEFQVAFKTAPDASMAETEGRLQAILAGIKDIPEIDHTYATIGAGDSGTVRDGLVYLKLKERKERKRNQFELQRVVRERFQRIAGITLSIEEVGQIGGAQKPLNVNLKGDDLQVLKQLGQRLKEELYKVPGIVDLAVTLEHDIPEYRLRVDREKALSAGVTTNDIVGTLSRLVGGEAISTYEDEDGDAVDVRVRLPEALRRNPGQVADLKVSLPDSGGATKLVPLASLVTTRVATSPTEINRRDLARQVTVSANLDKLPIGTAVKHVEAAAKRINMPPGYSVNLSGEAEDMAESFGYMGESLLLAVIFVFLILAAQFESFFEPFAIMLSLPLSIVGMAGMLKITGDTVNIMSLIGLIMLMGLVTKNAILLVDYAKVLQKRDGMARRDAVIMAGRTRLRPIVMTTLAMIFGMMPLFFGIGAGGEGRAPMARAVVGGLLTSTLLTLLVVPVMYTYMDDLGGWLKRKWRGEHANR
- the pabB gene encoding aminodeoxychorismate synthase component I codes for the protein MPTVEPLVMLDSTGDGEYPASYRFAGHAGTFVATLPAEVQPLLAELEAATQQGLHAVGFLAYEAASAINPVLPAVPPVPGLPLAWFALFRERHQVPAASGAQEGIAPKLQPGLGASDYANAVADIRRLIAAGDCYQINYTFPLSGVADCDPVAFYRHLLAAQRPSFGAFLDTGRFAVLSASPELFFARRGAKIVTRPMKGTAPRGRFPAEDREQIERLCHSQKEQAENLMIVDLLRNDLGMIAETGSVEVRELFACESYPTLHQLTSTVTARLRDDVGLSELLAALFPCGSVTGAPKRRAMEHIASLEGGARGVYCGAIGHLGPGGEATFSVAIRTLLLDRQTDTATMGVGSGITWDAEPLAEYAECLTKGKFLTSAPAPGLIESLRLENGCYHRLERHLARMAWSAGRLGHPFMAATARDLLLAHAAVVSGTRKVRLLLSSHGELSVASQQLEDNDSRPLRLAIAEEAVDPADPLLYLKTDRRERFERARQQRPDVDELLFCNLRGELTEGTYHSLVLRFGDRLVTPPLSAGLLPGTLREELLEQGKISEQTIIVEDLHAADDIWLINSVRGWRRAIIA
- a CDS encoding TolC family protein — translated: MQSHLKLWAIALCISFTLVKVDPVLCTETRIVTLDQAVAIALEKNRDILKAREYANYVQGRYVEERAAALPHFSLDAAASVARDDSTRLLAPVDRQYSRTVDLSVSQALFTWGKIGAAIRAAEVGLKTADEQLRLYRQAAQRDVSLAFYDILLAKELSRLAQQNLEQKQRLQDEAHKRFSAGVATDYDVLAADVAVENARPEVIRTVNTVRTARDRLRFLLALDAEDVDVAGKLEPAAVEVASYEVAFATADRSRPELVDLRHRKGIYGELVTIADAENKPRLDLKGGAGWHHLDTFGRDQDGAAWNLGVYLSFPFFDGLKTSGKVQQARSDLRTKELEEAKLRDSIALETRNALNAVRESSEITAAISGTVRQAERLLQMAEKGYEYGVKIRLEVDDAQLNLLQAQSNLAKAQRDYLSSLVNLQWTMGVLGE